In the genome of Methanococcus voltae, the window CGGTTTAGTTAAAGGTACCATCATTGTAAAAGGAAATGTTGAAGCTTTCTGTGGTATTAGACAAAGCGGTGGTTTAATCTACGTCGGTGGAGATGTTTTAAGAACCGTCGGTGTAGAAATGAAAAAAGGTACCATCATCGTAGAAGGTAAAATTCAACACTTTTCACCAGGATTCTTCGAACAAAACTTATTAAAAAGTAACGAAGTTCCAAGTGAATTATACGAAGAAATCTTACCTTACGGTGCTAACCTTTATTCAAAAAGCTATGTTGAATATAAAGGAGACCACGCATTCTTTAATAAACCTAAAGGAAAAATGTACATCTCTGCAAATAATAACGAGTACCTATTAAGCTGTGAAGGTTCAGTTGATAGACCTATCGAGTTTAAAGGAGAAGCTTTAAAAGTTATCTTGAACACCGGAAGTACAATTGAACAAGGTAGAATTATTAAAGGTGGGGATAAATACAGCCCAGAATATAAAGACGTATGTGCTGTATGCCATATTCACCCAGATGACTATCAATTGTTGGGCAAACCTGAAAAAGTTAAAGTTTCAAGCCCTGACGGAAATAGAACAGTTGTGGTAAGAGCAGAAATGAAAGATAACGTTCAAAGAAGAAATATCTTCATACCAAGAAGTGTTTGGGCGAACGTTATTGTTGATGCTCAGTCTGTTAACTCAGGAGCTCCAATCTATAAAGGTGGCGAAGTTTACGTACAACCTAGTGATGATGAAATTTTAGAAGCACCATACATCATTGAACAACAATACAAATAAAATAACTAAATAGATGCTAAATCTTAGGTGAAATAATGGCTGAAAAGATTTTTAAAGACATCATGTGCCCCGTATGTGGTGGTACTTGTGATGACATTGAAATCGTCTGGGATGAAGAGAATAGAAAAATTGAAGTAAGGAACGCTTGTAAAATGGGTGCAGCTAAATTTAACGAGATAGTTAGTCACCACAGGATTATGAGCCCTTTAATCGCAGACAAGGAAAAAGCAGAAAAAAGAGAAGCAGAATGGGACGAAGCACTGACCAAAGCTGCTGAAATATTAGCAAACGCTAAAAGACCTTTATTATTCATGGGTGCAGAAACCTCCTGTGAAGCGATGACTGTAGGATTACACATGGGGGAATACCTTGGCGGTATTGTAGACTCCAATTCCACAATATGACACGGCCCTTCCTTAATGGGAGTTCAAGAAGCTGGTAAACCTGGTTCAACAGCAGGGGAGACCAAAAACAGAGCCGACTTGATAATATATTGGGGAACCAATCCTATGGACTCAATGCCTAGACATTTATCAAGGTATGCAGTATTCCCAAGAGGATACTTTACAGAAAAAGGTAGAAACGACAGAAAAGTTATTACTGTGGACCCAAGAAGGTCAGCTACCGCACAAGCATCTGACTTGCACGTTCAGTTGAAACCTAATTCCGATTACGAATTGTTCTCAGCTTTACTTATAGCAGTTAGAGGAAAAAGACCACACCCAAGTATTGAACAAGTAACTGGTGTACCTGTCGATACAATTATGGAAATGGCAGCTATGATGAAAAAAGCTAAATTCGGTTCAATTTACGGCGGTTTAGGTCTAGCTTCATCATACGGTAAACACAGAAATATTGAATGTGTTATGACCTTAGTAAAAGAATTACAAAGATACACTAAATTCACCATCGGTTTAATCAGAGGACACTGTAACGTTGCAGGATTTAACGTTCTTGCTTCATACCTATACGGTTTCCCATTCGGTATCGACTTTTCAAGAGGATACCCTAGATATAACCCAGGGGAATTTACTACAAACGACTTGTTGAGAGAAAAAGAAGTTGATGCAGTACTTGTAATGTGTGCTGACTTAGGTGCCCACTTACCACAAGACTCATCAAAATATTTAAACAAAATACCAGTTGTATGTTTAGATATTGCTCCTTGTCCAACAACTTCAACAGCAAACGTTGTATTGCCAGGTGTTATCGATGCAATTGAATGTAACGGTACATTCTATAGATTCGATGAAATACCAATGCACTATAGACCATTTGCTGAATCTCCATTCCCATACACCAAAAGCAACGAAGACACAATGAAACAATTGTTTGCTAAGGTAAAAGAGATTAAAGAAGGACAACCAAATCTATAAAAGAATTTTTCTTTTATTTTCTTATTTTTTATTTTTTCAGATTATTTTCAAATTATATTATGATAAATATTTCAAAATAATATTTCAATTTCAATTAAATCGTTTTTAAAAAAAAGTAAAATATGTAATATATAAAAAAGTATATTAATAAAAGTATATTGATTATTATTCTATATTTTGTTATTATTATTATTATTATTCTTACTTAAACGTTGAATTTCCTTTTATTAATCCTTTAAAAAACCCATATGAAATTAAACAATGGAATAGGAACAATAATATAGGTAAAGCTACGTATAAAGGTTCTCGAGTCTTAACCAATAATCTAATCGTATCGATTAATACCGCTATGATGTAAATAAATATGAATAATCC includes:
- a CDS encoding formylmethanofuran dehydrogenase subunit C gives rise to the protein MGEIILTPKYDDKFPVECDMITPDNFFGKSEEEIKEIKLWKSSVQYPVSEFFDVKGDGQGAQSASDIHIIIDGTVPKMKLIGYAMTTGKITVNGDVNYHVGCEMKGGEIEVNGNAGSWAGREMEGGTILIHGNAGDHIGGSYRGKWEGMLGGRIVIDGNAGSSVGDGLVKGTIIVKGNVEAFCGIRQSGGLIYVGGDVLRTVGVEMKKGTIIVEGKIQHFSPGFFEQNLLKSNEVPSELYEEILPYGANLYSKSYVEYKGDHAFFNKPKGKMYISANNNEYLLSCEGSVDRPIEFKGEALKVILNTGSTIEQGRIIKGGDKYSPEYKDVCAVCHIHPDDYQLLGKPEKVKVSSPDGNRTVVVRAEMKDNVQRRNIFIPRSVWANVIVDAQSVNSGAPIYKGGEVYVQPSDDEILEAPYIIEQQYK
- a CDS encoding formylmethanofuran dehydrogenase subunit B, whose translation is MAEKIFKDIMCPVCGGTCDDIEIVWDEENRKIEVRNACKMGAAKFNEIVSHHRIMSPLIADKEKAEKREAEWDEALTKAAEILANAKRPLLFMGAETSCEAMTVGLHMGEYLGGIVDSNSTIUHGPSLMGVQEAGKPGSTAGETKNRADLIIYWGTNPMDSMPRHLSRYAVFPRGYFTEKGRNDRKVITVDPRRSATAQASDLHVQLKPNSDYELFSALLIAVRGKRPHPSIEQVTGVPVDTIMEMAAMMKKAKFGSIYGGLGLASSYGKHRNIECVMTLVKELQRYTKFTIGLIRGHCNVAGFNVLASYLYGFPFGIDFSRGYPRYNPGEFTTNDLLREKEVDAVLVMCADLGAHLPQDSSKYLNKIPVVCLDIAPCPTTSTANVVLPGVIDAIECNGTFYRFDEIPMHYRPFAESPFPYTKSNEDTMKQLFAKVKEIKEGQPNL